Proteins from a genomic interval of Indicator indicator isolate 239-I01 chromosome 1, UM_Iind_1.1, whole genome shotgun sequence:
- the TBL1X gene encoding F-box-like/WD repeat-containing protein TBL1X, translating to MSITSDEVNFLVYRYLQESGFSHSAFTFGIESHISQSNINGTLVPPAALISILQKGLQYVEAEISINEDGTVFDGRPIESLSLIDAVMPDVVQTRQQAFREKLAQQQASAAAAAAATTATAAATTTAVSQQNTPKNGEATVNGEENGAHAINNHSKPMEIDGDVEIPPNKATVLRGHESEVFICAWNPVSDLLASGSGDSTARIWNLNENSNSGSTQLVLRHCIREGGHDVPSNKDVTSLDWNSDGTLLATGSYDGFARIWTEDGNLASTLGQHKGPIFALKWNKKGNYILSAGVDKTTIIWDAHTGEAKQQFPFHSAPALDVDWQNNTTFASCSTDMCIHVCRLGCDRPVKTFQGHTNEVNAIKWDPSGMLLASCSDDMTLKIWSMKQDTCVHDLQAHSKEIYTIKWSPTGPGTSNPNSNIMLASASFDSTVRLWDVDRGVCIHTLTKHQEPVYSVAFSPDGKYLASGSFDKCVHIWNTQSGTLVHSYRGTGGIFEVCWNARGDKVGASASDGSVCVLDLRK from the exons GTTTCTCCCACTCGGCCTTCACCTTCGGTATTGAGAGCCACATCAGCCAATCCAACATCAACGGAACACTAGTGCCACCTGCTGCACTCATCTCCATCCTCCAGAAGGGGCTCCAGTACGTGGAGGCTGAGATCAGCATCAACGAA GATGGTACAGTATTTGACGGCAGGCCAATAGAATCCCTGTCTCTGATCGACGCGGTGATGCCCGATGTTGTTCAGACCCGGCAGCAAGCTTTCAGAGAGAAATTAGCTCAGCAGCAAGCCAGTGCagcggcagcggcagcagcaacGACAGCAACGGCAGCAGCGACGACGACTGCTGTTTCCCAGCAGAACACACCAAAGAACGGAGAAGCCACTGTGAATGGAGAGGAGAATGGGGCACATGCAATAA ATAATCATTCAAAGCCAATGGAAATTGATGGGGATGTTGAAATTCCTCCTAACAAAGCAACAGTCCTTCGGGGCCATGAATCAGAGGTGTTCATCTGTGCCTGGAACCCTGTCAGTGACCTGCTAGCATCTGG ATCTGGAGACTCAACAGCCAGAATATGGAATCTCAATGAAAACAGCAACAGCGGTTCCACTCAGCTGGTTTTGAGGCACTGTATAAGAGAAGGAGGACACGATGTCCCCAGCAATAAGGATGTGACTTCATTGGACTGGAAT AGTGATGGAACACTATTGGCTACAGGCTCATATGATGGTTTTGCAAGAATATGGACAGAAGATG GTAACCTTGCAAGCACCTTAGGTCAACATAAAGGTCCAATATTCGCCCTGAAGTGGAACAAAAAGGGGAATTATATTTTAAGTGCTGGCGTTGATAAA ACAACAATAATTTGGGATGCTCACACAGGAGAAGCTAAACAGCAATTTCCTTTCCATTCAG ctcctgctctggatgtAGACTGGCAGAACAACACTACTTttgcctcctgcagcactgacaTGTGCATTCATGTATGCAGACTTGGCTGCGATCGTCCTGTTAAAACCTTTCAAGGACACACA AACGAAGTTAATGCAATCAAATGGGACCCATCTGGCATGCTACTTGCATCTTGCTCCGATGATATGACATTAAAG ATTTGGAGTATGAAGCAAGATACCTGTGTACATGATCTTCAGGCTCACAGCAAAGAGATATATACTATCAAATGGAGTCCTACAGGACCAGGCACCAGCAATCCGAACTCCAACATCATGTTAGCAAG CGCTTCATTTGATTCCACTGTTCGGCTGTGGGACGTTGACCGGGGAGTCTGCATCCACACGTTAACAAAACATCAAGAGCCTGTCTACAGTGTAGCTTTTAGTCCTGATGGAAAATATCTAGCCAGTGGGTCCTTTGACAAATGTGTCCATATATGGAATACTCAG agTGGAACTCTAGTACATAGCTACCGAGGCACTGGGGGCATCTTTGAAGTCTGCTGGAATGCTAGAGGAGACAAAGTGGGAGCAAGCGCATCAGATGGATCG GTTTGTGTTCTAGATCTGCGGAAGTAA